The following proteins are encoded in a genomic region of Diadema setosum chromosome 18, eeDiaSeto1, whole genome shotgun sequence:
- the LOC140241395 gene encoding allatostatin-A receptor-like, with the protein MLSDGGDANSSDGGLETPESSGDQGTHPALLTIYLCIALLGLVGNGLVIFVLVRVPSLRSFTNVLITNQSIIDLMSSIIFFFLYVVPKPKSLPQQEAFADFVCKFWISEYPLWAFSVSSTVNLVCLTIERFFAVIHPLKYRNRFTIKRARILCLLPWVFGPLHEIPWMIVHRVNGVILVTSDNKTYDNRSCVPTWPDEPEGLQKAFGCIVFIDHYLVPLMIMLYVYIRIVVRLRADMPSLRIGGPSSSNIQGVRDNSTSGEVPKSPSVKLSSQPRRRFAIMASRSVLKTMVIVSLAYLICWGPNEILYLVYNLGGEVNFNSVYFYTTVVFVLCNMCLNPIIYAFHYGELRRGLILACHCCAKKVPVSSRTTMQSRSYSLNVNGSSNDAYESHNRV; encoded by the coding sequence ATGCTTTCCGACGGAGGCGATGCGAACAGCTCTGATGGCGGCCTCGAAACGCCTGAGTCGTCGGGAGATCAGGGCACCCATCCGGCACTCCTCACTATCTACCTTTGCATCGCTCTCCTTGGACTCGTAGGCAATGGACTCGTCATTTTCGTACTCGTTAGGGTGCCTTCGCTGAGGTCCTTCACCAACGTCCTCATCACCAACCAGTCCATCATCGATCTCATGAGCagcatcatcttcttctttctctacGTCGTGCCCAAGCCCAAATCGCTGCCGCAACAAGAGGCGTTCGCCGATTTCGTCTGCAAGTTCTGGATCTCGGAGTATCCGCTTTGGGCCTTCTCGGTATCCTCCACCGTCAACCTTGTGTGTTTGACTATAGAGAGGTTCTTTGCGGTTATCCATCCTCTGAAATATCGCAATAGATTTACCATCAAGCGAGCTCGCATTCTATGCCTGCTGCCGTGGGTATTCGGCCCCCTCCATGAGATTCCGTGGATGATTGTTCACCGCGTTAATGGCGTAATACTGGTTACCAGCGATAACAAGACGTATGACAATCGATCGTGCGTCCCAACATGGCCTGATGAACCGGAGGGCTTGCAGAAGGCTTTCGGCTGCATTGTCTTTATCGACCACTACCTTGTTCCCTTGATGATTATGTTGTATGTCTACATTCGCATAGTGGTACGCCTTCGTGCCGACATGCCCAGTCTACGGATCGGAGGGCCATCAAGCTCTAACATCCAGGGTGTGCGTGACAACAGCACCTCCGGGGAGGTGCCGAAATCCCCGTCCGTGAAACTTTCGTCTCAACCGCGCCGACGGTTTGCCATCATGGCGTCCCGCAGCGTCCTGAAAACGATGGTGATTGTTTCTCTGGCCTATCTGATCTGCTGGGGCCCTAACGAAATCCTGTACCTTGTATACAATCTCGGTGGCGAGGTGAATTTTAACagtgtgtacttttacacaaCAGTGGTCTTTGTGTTGTGTAACATGTGCTTAAATCCAATCATCTACGCGTTTCACTATGGCGAATTGCGGCGTGGACTAATTCTAGCCTGCCACTGCTGTGCCAAGAAAGTTCCCGTATCGTCCAGAACGACTATGCAGAGTAGAAGCTACAGCTTGAATGTGAACGGTAGCAGCAACGACGCCTACGAGTCGCACAATAGGGTATAG